A genomic stretch from Moraxella nasicaprae includes:
- a CDS encoding protein-disulfide reductase DsbD domain-containing protein, producing the protein MKKTALAILTALTMAGGVYGVPAQATSLSSLFGQNPAQKFLPVHQAFGVTLEQSGDVLTARFKVTPEHYIYKDKLSLKLPEGVSAGEWQFDQNASWVEDPSFGRVAVFEKDFTASIRLNSKQNISEQASLRWQGCAKAGLCYPPENTTVGLNLTAQSANAASDKAKTDKKAVQTDKAEKGTKADKGTSSDKAESTATTNQANQTAAQASGKQSSKAVDFIPAKQDEQAEQSASKTDNQSASDDKQQSSAVDASENTNADDASTTNPSDITKQTSDGTPVANAVDMNATGGYPLNHALPAMESHQTNPILMVGLLFLAGLLLAFTPCIYPMVPIVANIVAQGDKQQSAKRGFALSAAYGVGVATAYGVLGAAIAWFGQALGIAGWFQRPAVLIGAAALFVLFALMMAGWVEIRLPAKISHALQSKSQAADDKLGSLSGSFLAGALSALVVSPCVSAPMAGALTAVSVSGNVIFGFLALFALGLGMSVPLMMMGAAQGRFMPKAGAWMVKVREFGALLLLGVALLLVERVLLSPAMLVLWAVWFAVVAIWLYKIGKPMFKLLAILPAIWAGCLLYGASQGSSNAWQPLKSTEKTQHQQAYPDIHATSLAQLDVVLASREKALVDVTAEWCVECRIMERTLFTNRPAALADYQVVKLDITETTEDSRAILARYQLFGPPALLIYQQGTLKQVLLGETKREDFEQALSQP; encoded by the coding sequence ATGAAAAAAACAGCATTGGCTATACTGACCGCCTTAACCATGGCGGGTGGTGTTTATGGTGTGCCAGCACAGGCAACCAGCTTGTCGTCTTTATTTGGACAAAATCCTGCCCAAAAATTTCTGCCTGTCCATCAGGCATTTGGAGTGACTTTGGAGCAGTCTGGCGATGTACTGACTGCACGATTTAAAGTGACGCCAGAGCATTATATTTATAAAGATAAATTATCTCTAAAATTACCTGAGGGCGTATCCGCAGGCGAGTGGCAATTTGACCAAAATGCCAGCTGGGTTGAAGACCCAAGTTTTGGGCGTGTGGCGGTTTTTGAGAAAGATTTTACTGCCAGCATTCGCCTAAATAGCAAACAAAATATCAGCGAGCAGGCATCACTTCGTTGGCAAGGCTGTGCCAAGGCGGGACTGTGTTATCCGCCAGAAAACACCACCGTTGGGCTAAATCTGACCGCTCAATCTGCCAATGCTGCAAGCGACAAAGCCAAAACGGACAAAAAAGCCGTTCAGACAGACAAAGCGGAGAAAGGCACAAAGGCTGATAAAGGTACATCAAGCGATAAAGCAGAAAGCACTGCCACAACCAACCAAGCCAATCAAACCGCTGCACAGGCATCTGGCAAGCAATCATCAAAAGCGGTTGATTTTATCCCTGCCAAGCAAGATGAGCAAGCCGAGCAATCTGCCTCCAAGACAGACAATCAATCAGCCAGCGATGACAAACAGCAGTCATCTGCGGTAGATGCGTCTGAAAATACAAATGCTGATGACGCTTCTACCACCAATCCAAGCGATATAACCAAGCAAACATCAGATGGCACGCCTGTTGCCAATGCGGTTGATATGAATGCGACTGGTGGCTATCCGCTCAATCATGCGTTGCCAGCAATGGAGAGCCATCAGACCAATCCAATCTTGATGGTGGGGTTGTTATTTTTGGCTGGTTTGTTGCTTGCATTCACACCGTGTATCTATCCAATGGTGCCGATTGTTGCCAATATTGTTGCACAAGGCGATAAACAGCAAAGTGCTAAGCGTGGTTTTGCACTATCAGCCGCTTATGGCGTGGGTGTTGCGACCGCTTACGGGGTGCTGGGTGCAGCGATTGCGTGGTTTGGTCAGGCATTGGGTATTGCTGGTTGGTTCCAAAGACCTGCTGTATTGATTGGTGCAGCAGCATTATTTGTGCTATTTGCCCTGATGATGGCAGGCTGGGTGGAGATTCGTTTGCCTGCCAAGATTAGCCACGCCTTGCAGTCAAAATCTCAGGCGGCTGATGATAAGCTGGGCAGTTTGTCGGGCAGTTTTTTAGCAGGTGCTTTATCTGCTTTGGTGGTATCGCCTTGCGTATCAGCACCGATGGCAGGTGCATTGACCGCAGTATCAGTCAGCGGTAATGTGATTTTTGGTTTCTTGGCGTTATTTGCACTAGGGCTTGGCATGTCTGTACCTTTGATGATGATGGGGGCAGCACAGGGCAGATTTATGCCCAAAGCAGGTGCTTGGATGGTCAAGGTTCGAGAATTTGGTGCGTTACTATTGCTGGGTGTGGCACTGCTTTTGGTGGAGCGAGTTTTGCTATCGCCTGCAATGCTTGTGCTGTGGGCGGTATGGTTTGCGGTTGTGGCGATTTGGCTATACAAAATTGGCAAACCGATGTTCAAGCTACTGGCGATTTTGCCAGCAATTTGGGCAGGTTGTTTGCTTTATGGGGCAAGTCAAGGGTCTAGCAATGCATGGCAGCCACTCAAATCTACTGAAAAAACCCAACATCAACAAGCCTATCCTGACATTCATGCTACTTCATTAGCACAGCTTGATGTGGTGCTGGCAAGCCGAGAAAAAGCGCTGGTCGATGTGACCGCTGAGTGGTGTGTCGAATGTCGTATCATGGAGCGAACTTTATTCACCAACCGTCCTGCGGCATTGGCAGACTATCAGGTGGTCAAGCTGGACATCACTGAGACAACAGAAGACAGTCGTGCCATCTTGGCTCGCTATCAGTTGTTTGGACCACCTGCATTGCTGATTTATCAACAAGGCACATTAAAGCAAGTCTTGCTTGGCGAAACCAAACGAGAGGATTTTGAGCAAGCACTTAGCCAGCCTTGA